A genomic segment from Rhizoctonia solani chromosome 11, complete sequence encodes:
- a CDS encoding Gag-Pol polyprotein/retrotransposon: MAKVFELVNLGEPKMFVGVSIHQDCNAGTLKILQEQYIEEVLKRINMNNCKPSNTPMAESPNLPKLNSLTVNQALYQRGISLLMYAMVQTQPNIAYATSLLAQHSANPGHKHWNAFKRTLRYLKGTKDLSIVYKKSKGLELTGYVDANYAGNPNTSQSTTGWTFMIGGASIAWSLRKQLTILLSSMEAKYIAAASATRKLIWLCQFLSELNLLPKGPTTLLTNNQLSMALAKNPINHQNTKHIQIKHHFICEMIELKEVDLQYILTNKQVANILTKPLRRTKFPSFVADMGMS; the protein is encoded by the coding sequence ATGGCAAAAGTTTTTGAACTTGTCAATCTAGGAGAGCCAAAGATGTTTGTTGGAGTGTCAATTCATCAAGATTGCAATGCCGGAACCCTCAAAATATTGCAAGAACAATACATTGAAGAAGTCCTAAAAAGAATCAATATGAACAATTGTAAGCCAAGCAACACGCCTATGGCCGAATCGCCAAATCTACCAAAACTCAACTCACTGACTGTCAACCAAGCCCTATACCAGCGTGGCATTAGTTTGCTGATGTATGCTATGGTACAAACACAGCCCAACATTGCATATGCAACCAGCCTGTTGGCCCAGCACTCCGCAAACCCAGGGCACAAGCACTGGAACGCATTCAAGCGTACTCTGCGGTATTTAAAGGGCACAAAGGACCTCAGTATAGTTTACAAGAAGTCAAAAGGATTGGAACTCACCGGTTACGTTGATGCCAATTACGCAGGCAATCCAAACACCAGTCAATCAACTACCGGGTGGACTTTCATGATAGGCGGGGCAAGTATTGCATGGTCATTGAGAAAACAGCTGACAATCTTGCTATCAAGTATGGAGGCCAAATACATTGCTGCTGCAAGTGCTACACGCAAGCTAATTtggctttgccaatttctATCAGAACTCAATTTACTCCCCAAAGGGCCAACAACTTTACTTACCAATAATCAATTGAGTATGGCTCTTGCAAAGAATCCAATCAATCACCAGAACACAAAGCATATCCAAATTAAACACCATTTTATTTGTGAGATGATTGAATTGAAGGAAGTTGACTTACAATACATCCTGACCAACAAGCAGGTGGCCAATATACTTACTAAGCCACTCAGAAGAACCAAGTTCCCCAGCTTTGTTGCTGATATGGGCATGTCTTAA